The following are encoded in a window of bacterium genomic DNA:
- the lpdA gene encoding dihydrolipoyl dehydrogenase translates to MSLRVVVLGGGPGGYVAAIRASQLGARVSLVEKDRVGGTCLHWGCIPTKVLKVTAQLMEALKRREELGIELDGDPKLRLDRLMARKRKVVEIQESAIVKMLGRLGVNLVKGLGRVRSPGFLEVESASGESTKLEWDRLILATGSRPLSLPYLPFDGKRILSSSHVLELQELPSRILIVGGGVVGCELACILRGLGSQVTVVEALDRILPLPSLDPDTSIVLEREMRKRGIQVCLRQVVEQIQERNGELEVLLGASPLVEPLGGNLQASKLLGVDRVVVCVGREAASQALGLEKLGLTLEEKGWIRVGPDLQTSVPHVFAVGDALGPGRPMLAHVASAEGLVAAENAMGGKETLQYEAVPSAIFTCPEVAFVGLSQMQAEASGLETGSQTYLMRAVGKAQILGEIAGQAKVVWEKGSNRIVGMQLMGPHVTELVGECTLALKMGARLQDLAGTIHPHPTVSELLGELSHTALGRPVHAILGP, encoded by the coding sequence ATGTCCTTGAGGGTGGTGGTGCTTGGCGGGGGGCCTGGTGGTTATGTGGCGGCCATCCGGGCCTCGCAATTGGGGGCCAGGGTAAGCCTGGTGGAAAAAGACCGCGTAGGTGGTACATGCCTTCACTGGGGATGTATACCCACAAAGGTTCTCAAGGTGACGGCCCAACTCATGGAAGCCCTGAAAAGGAGGGAAGAGCTGGGCATAGAGCTGGATGGAGACCCTAAGCTTCGGCTGGATAGACTCATGGCCAGGAAGCGCAAGGTGGTGGAGATCCAGGAAAGCGCCATAGTCAAGATGCTGGGCCGCCTGGGTGTGAATCTGGTGAAGGGATTAGGCCGAGTGAGAAGCCCGGGGTTTCTGGAAGTTGAGTCAGCCTCAGGTGAGAGTACAAAACTTGAGTGGGACAGGCTCATCCTGGCCACGGGCTCCAGGCCTTTGTCCTTGCCATACTTGCCTTTTGACGGGAAAAGGATTCTTTCCAGCTCCCATGTGCTGGAGCTTCAAGAGCTGCCCTCGCGGATCTTGATCGTGGGCGGGGGTGTTGTGGGCTGCGAGCTAGCCTGCATCCTAAGAGGCCTGGGCTCTCAGGTGACGGTGGTGGAGGCCTTGGACAGAATCCTTCCATTGCCTTCCTTGGATCCTGATACCTCAATTGTCCTGGAGCGGGAGATGAGGAAACGGGGTATTCAGGTTTGTCTGAGGCAGGTGGTGGAGCAGATACAAGAGAGAAACGGGGAACTGGAGGTCCTGCTGGGGGCCTCTCCACTGGTGGAGCCCTTGGGCGGGAACCTCCAGGCTTCAAAACTGCTTGGTGTTGATAGGGTGGTGGTATGCGTGGGAAGGGAGGCTGCAAGCCAGGCCCTGGGCCTGGAGAAGCTGGGGCTTACACTGGAAGAAAAGGGTTGGATCCGGGTGGGACCAGACCTCCAGACATCTGTGCCCCATGTTTTTGCCGTGGGGGATGCACTGGGGCCAGGGCGCCCCATGCTGGCCCATGTGGCCTCGGCCGAGGGGCTGGTGGCTGCGGAAAATGCCATGGGAGGCAAGGAGACATTGCAATATGAAGCCGTGCCATCAGCCATATTCACATGCCCTGAGGTGGCATTTGTGGGTTTGAGCCAGATGCAGGCCGAGGCTTCTGGTCTGGAAACGGGCTCCCAAACTTACTTGATGCGCGCCGTGGGCAAGGCTCAGATCCTCGGGGAAATAGCGGGTCAGGCCAAGGTGGTCTGGGAAAAAGGGAGTAATCGGATAGTGGGAATGCAGCTCATGGGTCCCCATGTGACAGAACTGGTGGGGGAGTGCACCCTGGCCTTGAAGATGGGTGCCAGACTGCAAGACCTGGCTGGAACCATCCATCCCCATCCCACTGTTTCCGAGCTCTTGGGAGAGCTCTCCCACACGGCTCTGGGCAGGCCTGTGCACGCAATTCTGGGGCCCTGA
- a CDS encoding radical SAM protein, whose product MKKELSRVWKEMVLIPWKRWVKRPIWDWIQVEVTTRCNASCSYCPRTLAGKSWPQRDLNMQLFRRLLPHLAKARHVHLQGWGEPLLHPELFQMAKLSREAGCRVGTTTNGTLMDLEMARQMVRAGFHVVAFSMAGTGPQNDRIRKGAPLERVLHAMRLVARARAEAGADVPEIHVAYMLLASAWEEFPRLPEILDEIPVSQVVVSTLDCVLEKSLEGELMPHGDKALLSCLAEVSKKLALKGTLLHHHLGDVAGGGFAPCTENVLRALVVGAQGDVGPCVYTNMSLPEIPQWRKGEKRPLHRLSFGNLAQKSLMEIWEDPAYVKFRDSFSTVSWEPACVDCPKKCGL is encoded by the coding sequence ATGAAGAAAGAGCTGTCAAGGGTTTGGAAGGAAATGGTGTTGATTCCGTGGAAAAGATGGGTGAAAAGACCTATCTGGGACTGGATCCAGGTGGAGGTGACCACTCGCTGCAATGCCTCTTGCTCGTACTGCCCCCGCACCCTGGCAGGAAAGAGCTGGCCCCAGCGTGATCTAAACATGCAGCTTTTTCGAAGGCTTCTTCCCCACTTGGCCAAGGCCCGTCATGTGCATCTTCAGGGCTGGGGTGAGCCCTTGTTACATCCAGAGCTTTTCCAGATGGCCAAGCTTTCCCGGGAGGCGGGGTGCCGGGTGGGCACCACTACAAACGGAACCTTGATGGATCTGGAAATGGCCCGGCAGATGGTCAGGGCAGGATTTCACGTGGTGGCCTTCTCCATGGCCGGCACAGGCCCCCAAAATGACCGTATAAGAAAAGGGGCGCCCCTGGAGAGGGTCTTGCATGCCATGCGCCTTGTTGCAAGAGCGAGGGCAGAGGCTGGAGCAGATGTGCCCGAGATCCACGTGGCTTATATGCTTCTTGCCTCTGCCTGGGAGGAATTTCCCAGACTGCCAGAGATTCTGGATGAAATACCAGTGAGCCAAGTGGTTGTGAGCACACTGGATTGCGTGCTGGAGAAGAGCCTGGAAGGTGAGCTGATGCCCCACGGGGATAAAGCTCTCTTGTCATGTTTGGCCGAGGTAAGTAAGAAGCTTGCTCTCAAGGGCACACTCTTGCATCACCATCTGGGAGATGTGGCTGGGGGAGGTTTTGCCCCTTGTACCGAAAACGTGCTTAGGGCCCTGGTGGTGGGCGCTCAAGGGGATGTGGGTCCCTGCGTTTACACCAACATGAGCTTGCCTGAGATCCCGCAGTGGAGAAAAGGGGAAAAGAGGCCTTTGCACAGGCTCTCCTTTGGGAACCTGGCTCAGAAGTCTCTCATGGAGATATGGGAAGATCCAGCCTATGTGAAATTCAGAGATTCATTTTCCACGGTTTCTTGGGAGCCTGCTTGTGTGGATTGTCCCAAGAAGTGTGGCCTCTGA
- a CDS encoding putative sulfate exporter family transporter, which translates to MAQKQGIDWSSLWKKDEWMAVWLGFLIIVLVLAGLPVKIPSFKWTTDGEFQGHVKAMTPVVEKLAKDAEQKGEKGVQEKAQALLGAISKGERAAIGKAGKDLEAASKDAKDAGIKKKASDVGKDLGGQAGNLTGKVFSWDNIWRAIQIGIAYLILSIIAMALMGERVGAFIPGFVVVFVIAWVAQFIAGNYTILEYGLEYVLWCLALGLFVSNVLGVPGWLKVAVKTEFFIKTGLVILGSGILFGEIVQAGAYGIVQAVLVVACIWYFTFWVAKKMGVDDEFAAILSSGVSICGVSAAIATSGAVKGDPKKLSYVTSLVLICAIPMLVGQPLIAKGVGMPDVVAGAWLGGTLDTSGSVVAAGALISETAMKTGVIVKMSQNVLIGVAAFILSIIWTFKKTEGLPEGEKPGIIEIWYRFPKFVLGFMVASVVFSFLLDPKVVSATKGVLGGLRTWWFALAFTCIGLETRFKDLAELGGGKPALAFVIGQGVNIIWTLILAYLIFGGYIFPSPKL; encoded by the coding sequence ATGGCTCAGAAGCAAGGCATTGACTGGTCCAGTCTCTGGAAAAAGGATGAATGGATGGCAGTATGGTTGGGTTTCTTGATCATCGTGCTTGTGCTGGCAGGGCTTCCAGTGAAAATCCCTTCATTTAAGTGGACCACCGACGGGGAGTTTCAGGGACATGTAAAGGCCATGACTCCTGTGGTGGAAAAACTGGCCAAAGATGCGGAACAGAAGGGGGAGAAAGGGGTTCAGGAGAAGGCTCAGGCCCTTCTGGGGGCCATCTCCAAGGGAGAAAGGGCAGCCATCGGTAAGGCCGGTAAGGATCTGGAGGCAGCATCTAAAGATGCCAAGGATGCTGGGATCAAGAAAAAAGCCTCTGATGTAGGAAAAGACCTGGGAGGCCAGGCAGGCAACCTGACAGGCAAGGTCTTTTCCTGGGATAACATCTGGCGGGCCATACAGATCGGTATAGCCTATCTGATCCTGAGCATAATAGCCATGGCTTTGATGGGAGAGAGGGTTGGGGCCTTCATCCCCGGTTTTGTTGTGGTATTTGTGATTGCCTGGGTGGCTCAATTCATAGCAGGCAACTACACCATACTGGAGTATGGACTCGAGTATGTGCTTTGGTGTCTGGCCCTGGGGCTATTTGTGAGCAATGTGCTGGGAGTGCCAGGCTGGCTCAAGGTGGCTGTGAAGACAGAGTTTTTCATAAAAACAGGTCTCGTGATCTTGGGCTCCGGAATTCTTTTCGGAGAGATAGTGCAGGCTGGAGCTTACGGCATAGTGCAGGCTGTGCTGGTGGTTGCATGCATATGGTATTTCACTTTTTGGGTGGCCAAGAAGATGGGAGTGGATGATGAGTTTGCAGCCATCCTTTCAAGTGGGGTTTCCATATGCGGGGTTTCAGCTGCCATAGCCACATCGGGTGCTGTAAAAGGGGATCCCAAGAAACTTAGCTATGTCACCTCCCTTGTGCTCATCTGCGCCATCCCCATGCTGGTGGGCCAGCCTCTCATAGCCAAGGGTGTGGGCATGCCCGATGTGGTGGCCGGAGCGTGGCTGGGGGGGACCCTGGATACCAGCGGCTCAGTGGTGGCCGCCGGCGCCCTCATTAGCGAAACGGCCATGAAGACAGGGGTCATAGTGAAGATGTCCCAGAACGTGCTCATCGGGGTCGCGGCCTTCATTCTCTCCATAATCTGGACCTTCAAGAAAACAGAAGGGCTTCCCGAAGGAGAGAAGCCAGGCATCATAGAGATCTGGTACAGGTTCCCCAAGTTCGTGCTGGGGTTCATGGTGGCCTCGGTGGTATTCTCATTCTTGCTGGATCCCAAGGTGGTCTCTGCCACAAAGGGAGTTTTGGGAGGTCTCAGGACCTGGTGGTTCGCTCTGGCCTTCACCTGTATAGGACTGGAGACCAGGTTCAAGGATCTGGCCGAGCTAGGCGGAGGCAAACCTGCATTGGCATTTGTCATAGGTCAAGGGGTCAACATTATCTGGACGCTGATACTGGCTTACCTGATTTTCGGAGGTTACATATTCCCTTCGCCCAAACTGTGA
- a CDS encoding NAD(P)-binding protein, with the protein MAQESTCPVREIRQEVASALAQESIKEPRARMRAEKLLVLLEDIAQGRAGSEHLADLKAVARSLTERQDAHGADLGQRILSLLESQGEIFQSHILTRNCASGACDMLAPAPCQMACPSGIDVPSYVALIGQGRYQEAVNLIRQDNPFPWVCGLVCTHPCEFVCVRGQVDSPVAIKELKAFAAEKALSEGRYLNPPKEPATGHMVCVVGAGPAGLTAAYFLALKGHKVTVIEALPMAGGMMMVGIPRFRLPREVIDREVAFIEELGVEFRFNTRLGVEVTLQSLRKEGFEAFFIAVGAHASHRLAVPGEDLPQVLDAVRFLRDVAMGARKRPGERVLVVGGGNVAIDAARTLVRLGCREVTLLYRRSRSEMPANVEEVRQAEEEGVRLVFLTIPVEVMGEKGRVVGLRCLRARLSEPDARGRRRPVPIEGSDHIMAADAVVTAIGQRVLTEGLEHLDLRWSSWDTIVADTITAGAGREGIFAGGDVVLGPATVVEAIGAGKRAAEGIDRFLKGLPQPTMPAVPVRRARLEPWEMAASLKMDLKRCEMPLLGPERRRITFQQVELGLGEEQARREAHRCLRCDICKRCGRCVVVCRDRMEIDALKLGYVGQPGESPTDFRMTSERCILCGACAANCPTGAMQMEDRGEERLLILGGTILQRERLERCQGCGDYLGPSRYLDFVRKRTSGLAQAFAGRLLCEKCARRATAESKSGMSVPQG; encoded by the coding sequence ATGGCCCAAGAAAGCACTTGCCCCGTAAGGGAGATCCGGCAAGAGGTGGCCTCGGCCTTGGCCCAAGAAAGCATCAAGGAGCCCAGGGCCCGCATGCGGGCAGAGAAGCTCTTGGTGTTGCTGGAGGATATAGCCCAGGGAAGGGCCGGCTCGGAGCATCTGGCCGACCTAAAGGCAGTGGCCAGGTCCCTGACAGAGAGGCAGGATGCTCATGGAGCAGATCTTGGACAGAGGATCCTGAGTTTACTGGAAAGCCAAGGGGAGATATTCCAGAGTCATATTCTCACCCGCAATTGTGCTTCCGGTGCATGCGACATGCTGGCTCCGGCCCCATGCCAGATGGCTTGTCCTTCCGGCATAGATGTGCCCAGCTACGTGGCCCTCATAGGCCAGGGGCGCTACCAAGAGGCAGTGAATCTCATCCGCCAGGACAACCCCTTTCCATGGGTCTGCGGGCTGGTTTGCACACATCCATGCGAGTTTGTATGCGTAAGGGGCCAAGTGGACTCCCCAGTTGCCATAAAGGAGTTGAAGGCCTTTGCTGCGGAAAAGGCGCTTTCAGAGGGCAGGTACCTTAATCCTCCCAAGGAGCCCGCTACCGGCCACATGGTATGCGTGGTGGGGGCAGGTCCGGCAGGGCTCACGGCAGCTTATTTTCTGGCCCTCAAGGGCCATAAGGTGACTGTCATAGAGGCGCTTCCCATGGCAGGCGGGATGATGATGGTGGGAATCCCCCGCTTCAGACTTCCCAGGGAGGTCATAGACAGGGAGGTGGCCTTCATAGAAGAGCTGGGGGTGGAGTTTCGATTCAACACCAGACTGGGCGTGGAGGTGACTCTCCAGTCTCTGAGAAAGGAAGGTTTCGAGGCATTTTTCATAGCCGTGGGGGCCCACGCCTCCCACAGGCTGGCAGTGCCCGGAGAGGACTTGCCCCAGGTGCTGGATGCGGTGCGATTCCTAAGGGATGTGGCCATGGGCGCCAGAAAAAGGCCTGGGGAAAGGGTCCTGGTGGTGGGAGGTGGCAACGTGGCCATAGACGCAGCCAGAACTCTGGTGAGGCTGGGCTGCCGAGAAGTGACCTTACTTTACAGGCGTTCCCGCTCCGAGATGCCGGCTAACGTAGAGGAGGTGCGCCAGGCAGAGGAAGAAGGGGTTCGCCTGGTCTTCCTGACCATTCCCGTGGAGGTGATGGGGGAGAAAGGTCGGGTTGTGGGGCTTAGATGCCTCAGGGCCCGCCTGAGCGAGCCTGATGCAAGAGGCCGCAGGAGGCCTGTGCCCATAGAAGGCAGTGACCACATCATGGCGGCCGATGCTGTTGTGACGGCCATAGGCCAAAGGGTACTGACAGAAGGGCTCGAACACCTGGATTTACGCTGGAGCAGTTGGGACACCATAGTGGCGGATACCATCACGGCAGGGGCAGGCCGGGAAGGCATCTTTGCGGGCGGAGACGTGGTACTGGGACCAGCCACGGTGGTAGAGGCCATAGGGGCCGGGAAAAGAGCGGCTGAGGGGATAGACAGGTTCTTAAAAGGCCTGCCCCAGCCAACCATGCCAGCAGTGCCTGTCAGAAGGGCCAGGCTGGAGCCCTGGGAGATGGCTGCCTCGCTCAAGATGGATCTCAAGAGGTGCGAGATGCCGCTTCTGGGGCCTGAACGGCGTCGCATAACCTTTCAACAGGTGGAGCTGGGTCTGGGGGAGGAACAGGCCAGAAGGGAAGCTCACAGGTGCCTTCGCTGTGACATATGCAAACGCTGCGGCCGATGCGTGGTGGTTTGCCGTGACCGAATGGAAATAGACGCCTTGAAACTGGGATATGTGGGCCAGCCAGGGGAATCGCCTACAGACTTCCGGATGACCTCGGAAAGATGTATCCTCTGTGGGGCCTGTGCAGCCAACTGTCCCACGGGTGCCATGCAGATGGAGGACAGGGGTGAAGAGAGGCTCCTGATCTTGGGAGGAACCATATTGCAGCGAGAGCGCCTGGAAAGATGCCAAGGCTGCGGAGATTATCTGGGACCTTCCAGGTACCTGGACTTTGTCAGGAAGCGCACCTCGGGGCTGGCCCAGGCCTTTGCAGGAAGGCTCCTATGTGAGAAATGTGCACGCAGGGCCACTGCAGAATCCAAGAGCGGGATGTCTGTCCCGCAGGGGTGA